In Methanothrix sp., a genomic segment contains:
- a CDS encoding sulfurtransferase gives MMKIAGRAGVILILMAIISISISVSIVSPAMDERTGNRSNASGELASSLLIPPEKINISDAGSIIIDISPRPAEYIPGAISIPYDQFIDSGGRPKPANVMARILGEAGVSQDDSVIIYGECQPCGGGPSAATYVFWILKYLGHEDVRLLEGGIDEWVAASNPTSAEPVVLAPAIYTPSADAGLLATYEFVRSGLPLIIDARTEKEFESGSIPGAINIPYESVLDGRRIRDRPELEELFSDLEKKRPVVVYTNTGIKASMIWLPLILLGYDAKIYTWKDWIADHSQLGIDIVKAEADPNPASSGDAVKITVTIRERGGERRGQRGREQPGQQDGALSWRADEGRRWPIHPPGADPG, from the coding sequence ATGATGAAGATCGCAGGCAGAGCTGGCGTGATCCTGATATTGATGGCAATCATCTCCATATCTATATCAGTATCCATTGTATCTCCTGCCATGGATGAACGCACTGGCAATCGCTCCAATGCCTCCGGGGAGCTGGCCTCCTCTCTCCTGATACCCCCGGAAAAGATCAACATCTCAGATGCCGGCAGCATAATCATCGATATCAGTCCCCGGCCGGCTGAGTATATTCCGGGAGCGATAAGCATTCCCTATGACCAGTTCATCGATTCTGGAGGAAGGCCCAAGCCGGCCAATGTGATGGCCCGGATTCTGGGGGAGGCAGGCGTATCCCAAGATGATTCAGTCATTATTTATGGCGAATGCCAGCCCTGCGGCGGAGGCCCATCCGCTGCCACCTATGTCTTCTGGATATTGAAGTACCTGGGGCATGAGGACGTCCGCCTCCTGGAGGGAGGGATAGATGAGTGGGTGGCAGCCTCAAATCCCACCTCTGCCGAGCCTGTTGTCCTCGCGCCGGCGATCTACACCCCCTCAGCAGATGCCGGTCTTCTGGCCACATATGAGTTCGTGAGAAGCGGCCTACCTCTGATCATCGACGCCCGGACTGAGAAGGAGTTTGAGAGCGGCTCGATACCTGGGGCGATCAATATCCCCTATGAGAGCGTTCTGGATGGGAGGAGGATAAGGGATCGGCCAGAGCTGGAGGAGCTCTTCTCAGATCTGGAAAAGAAAAGGCCGGTGGTTGTCTACACCAATACCGGTATCAAGGCCTCCATGATCTGGCTGCCCCTGATCCTTCTCGGCTATGATGCCAAGATCTATACCTGGAAGGATTGGATCGCAGATCATTCCCAATTGGGCATCGATATCGTAAAAGCGGAGGCAGACCCCAATCCAGCCTCATCGGGTGATGCAGTCAAGATCACTGTTACCATAAGGGAGAGGGGAGGAGAACGCAGAGGGCAGCGGGGGCGAGAGCAGCCCGGGCAGCAGGATGGAGCCCTCAGCTGGAGAGCAGATGAAGGGCGACGGTGGCCCATACACCCTCCGGGCGCTGATCCGGGATGA
- a CDS encoding nitrous oxide reductase family maturation protein NosD, whose amino-acid sequence MAPGVYSKIALDKSLSLVGDGAVIQAGERDACVNVLADGASISGFLVQNGFYGIKLNNVQGCTVANNTVIHCTQPGIALLFSDGNTIRGNNASFNGLGGEGWYGIYLSNSNDNLILDNVAYGNGAYGINLFPSCSNNTIRGNILQGNMYGLYMFTDCSHNLIEFNDLSRNTNSGLDLRFNCTHNLIRNNSMIDNVVAGLTLLDSGYNSISGNQIEGNGRYGLQIQSNSNGNTIIDNAVSNSQTGIFLYSDKNLIYGNKILYNVIQAEDRGENSWNASYPLGGNLWSDYHGNDEYQGPGQNVLGADGFGDQPYEVSRTARDQYPIIGGQVRQISIIQKSLNPTQARVGDDIRIAVQLEALYDLNQPTVRAYQPGGEAKGYGRLVLSGDTYQGTFSTALLDPGEYDLVLKVKDARGFELEEVLGRISVASRGG is encoded by the coding sequence GTGGCCCCGGGGGTCTACAGCAAGATAGCCCTCGATAAGAGCCTGAGCCTGGTGGGCGATGGCGCTGTCATCCAGGCGGGGGAGAGGGATGCATGCGTCAATGTTCTGGCGGATGGTGCGAGCATATCCGGCTTTCTGGTCCAGAACGGATTTTATGGCATAAAACTGAACAATGTCCAGGGCTGCACTGTGGCCAACAATACAGTCATCCACTGCACCCAGCCAGGAATTGCCCTCCTGTTCTCCGACGGGAATACCATCAGGGGCAACAATGCCAGCTTCAACGGCCTGGGAGGCGAAGGATGGTATGGGATATACCTCTCCAACTCCAATGACAACCTGATCCTGGATAATGTGGCCTATGGCAATGGCGCCTACGGCATTAATCTCTTCCCCTCCTGCAGCAATAACACCATCCGGGGCAACATCCTGCAGGGAAATATGTACGGCCTGTACATGTTCACAGACTGCAGCCATAACCTCATAGAATTCAATGACCTCTCCAGGAACACCAACTCCGGCCTGGACCTCCGCTTCAACTGCACACACAACCTGATCCGGAATAACAGCATGATCGATAATGTCGTCGCCGGCCTGACCCTGTTGGATTCTGGATATAACAGCATATCTGGCAACCAGATAGAGGGAAATGGGCGCTACGGCCTGCAGATTCAGAGCAATTCCAATGGCAACACCATCATTGATAATGCCGTCTCCAACAGCCAGACCGGGATCTTCCTGTACTCGGACAAGAATCTGATCTATGGAAATAAGATCCTCTACAATGTGATCCAGGCCGAGGATAGAGGAGAGAACTCATGGAATGCCAGCTATCCGCTGGGGGGCAACCTCTGGAGCGACTACCACGGGAATGATGAGTACCAGGGGCCGGGGCAGAATGTACTGGGTGCCGATGGCTTTGGCGATCAGCCATATGAGGTGAGCAGAACGGCCCGCGATCAGTATCCCATTATAGGCGGTCAGGTCAGGCAGATCTCCATCATCCAAAAGAGCCTGAATCCCACCCAGGCCCGGGTGGGAGATGATATAAGAATCGCTGTGCAGCTGGAGGCTCTATATGATCTCAACCAGCCGACGGTCAGAGCATATCAGCCAGGGGGGGAGGCAAAAGGCTATGGCCGCCTGGTGCTATCTGGGGATACATACCAGGGAACCTTCTCCACGGCGCTGCTCGATCCCGGGGAGTACGACCTGGTCTTGAAGGTCAAGGATGCTCGCGGATTTGAGCTGGAGGAGGTTTTGGGCAGAATATCAGTCGCTTCTAGAGGCGGCTGA
- a CDS encoding DNRLRE domain-containing protein: protein MRYWLASIGILLLLAAAGSAGSFTVDMDVDTYISSADEDASFSESNLLWVSSQDDDDDDDDAINETRLGFENLFGSQGVFKPEQIKSATLTLNVARVDDDGRIRAYFLEGATLSTLTWKDKVDYDINVSSKSVKIEESDVKSAIELDVTPIIKKAVEVCAEGCPYSIVLVGEGDVSVAFVSSEASDEDKPVLKYVTEE, encoded by the coding sequence TTGAGATATTGGCTTGCGAGTATCGGCATACTCCTCCTGCTGGCGGCTGCCGGCAGTGCAGGAAGCTTCACAGTGGATATGGATGTGGACACCTATATCAGCTCAGCGGATGAGGATGCAAGTTTTAGCGAGAGCAATCTGTTGTGGGTCTCCTCTCAGGATGATGACGACGATGATGATGACGCAATAAATGAGACCCGCCTTGGCTTTGAGAATCTCTTCGGATCGCAGGGCGTCTTCAAGCCAGAGCAGATCAAGTCTGCCACTCTCACCCTCAATGTGGCCCGGGTGGATGATGATGGCAGGATCAGGGCTTACTTCCTGGAGGGAGCGACGCTCTCCACACTGACCTGGAAGGATAAGGTGGATTACGATATAAATGTCTCATCCAAGTCCGTCAAGATAGAAGAGAGCGATGTGAAGAGTGCGATTGAGCTGGATGTCACCCCCATCATCAAGAAGGCAGTTGAGGTCTGTGCAGAAGGGTGTCCCTACAGCATAGTTCTGGTGGGGGAGGGGGATGTCTCAGTGGCATTTGTATCCAGCGAGGCATCGGATGAGGATAAACCCGTCCTGAAGTACGTCACTGAAGAGTAA
- a CDS encoding cytochrome c biogenesis protein CcdA — protein sequence MVLLSLCSCIYAAGGEEKIDGSIPAGNHSPSAGMAPVGGYGASSDPVEVVVITSPGCTKCAAAERTLERIGQKVALNVTAHYYYTDEGHRIIDQYRARDIPAIIIGSEVIDYRDYGGESSLLESKVLQSLANQSLNSGPSPAIALPDRASPIQGRDDATAGYDYDLQELSLSTALAVTAGGFVAGFNPVSLAFSSFWRHPSSPSPERGELMMMVLFFSLAYSPCTFSSGLGMQRLLHSEAIAASFRYVLTVLLIGAGLSQVVDAALLRQGRPSLFRTDWALQYFQAGVDRGRSSSYFLAGALFSLVKAPCVGGLYLAILDLISSKSYLVGAAYLMFFNLGVVLPIIVVGGFLALGMSPDRVDSFRKDHRVGMRLFTGLMLLALAPLIYWQII from the coding sequence ATGGTGCTGCTATCCCTATGCAGTTGCATTTATGCCGCAGGGGGAGAGGAGAAGATCGATGGCAGCATCCCGGCTGGGAATCATTCCCCCTCCGCTGGAATGGCTCCTGTGGGGGGATACGGGGCGAGCTCAGATCCAGTGGAGGTGGTAGTCATCACCTCCCCCGGATGCACTAAATGCGCTGCTGCAGAGAGAACCCTGGAGAGGATCGGCCAGAAGGTGGCCCTCAATGTCACAGCCCACTATTATTATACCGATGAGGGGCACCGGATCATCGATCAATACCGCGCCCGGGATATCCCCGCCATCATCATCGGGTCTGAGGTGATAGACTACCGGGATTACGGAGGAGAGAGCTCTCTGCTTGAGAGCAAGGTCCTCCAGTCTCTGGCCAATCAGAGCCTGAACTCCGGGCCTTCCCCGGCCATCGCCCTCCCTGACAGGGCAAGCCCTATCCAGGGCCGGGATGATGCCACAGCGGGATATGATTATGATCTGCAGGAGCTCTCCCTCTCCACTGCCCTGGCCGTCACTGCCGGCGGCTTTGTGGCCGGCTTTAATCCTGTCTCTTTGGCATTCTCGTCTTTTTGGCGGCATCCATCCTCTCCATCTCCGGAAAGAGGGGAGCTGATGATGATGGTGCTCTTCTTCTCCTTGGCATATTCACCATGTACCTTCTCTTCCGGGCTGGGGATGCAGAGGCTATTGCACTCCGAGGCCATAGCCGCCTCATTCCGCTATGTTCTGACGGTGCTGCTCATTGGAGCGGGCCTGTCCCAGGTCGTAGATGCCGCCCTTCTCAGACAGGGCAGGCCGTCCTTATTCCGGACGGACTGGGCGCTGCAGTACTTCCAGGCGGGAGTGGACCGGGGAAGGTCAAGCTCCTACTTCCTGGCAGGAGCACTATTCTCACTGGTGAAGGCTCCCTGTGTGGGGGGTCTATATCTGGCCATACTGGACCTCATCTCCTCCAAGAGCTACCTTGTCGGCGCAGCCTATCTGATGTTCTTCAATCTGGGGGTGGTACTGCCGATCATAGTGGTGGGCGGTTTCCTGGCCCTGGGAATGAGCCCGGATAGAGTGGACAGCTTCCGCAAGGATCACCGGGTGGGAATGAGGCTTTTTACCGGTCTGATGCTCCTGGCACTGGCTCCTCTCATCTACTGGCAGATCATCTGA
- a CDS encoding bifunctional 5,6,7,8-tetrahydromethanopterin hydro-lyase/3-hexulose-6-phosphate synthase: MFLVGEALIGKGPEVAHIDLIIGDKEGPVGVAFASGMAQLSAGHTPPPGSSGRTCRPKPSTLIVPKVTVKNMDQVAQIFGPAQMAVAKAVADSVAEGVIPRDQAEELLIIVSVYIDPQAKDYDAIYRYNYGATKLAVQRAMAGFPDVDKVLYEKERSTHPIMGFKVTRLWDPPYLQVAFDLVDTAEVRRVLSALPESDHILIEVGTPLVKMLGMSVVKEIRAIRPGAFVILDLKTLDTGNLEVRLAADSTADAVVISGLAPKKTIELSINEARKTGIYSIIDMLNVDDPLAVLRGLDVLPDVVELHRAIDMEHSAHSWQNIPEIKALAEEGRRLLVAVAGGIRTDTEGAALAAGADILVVGRAITRSGDIRDMAEQFLTGLKQTEIDQYRIMTDF, from the coding sequence TTGTTCTTGGTTGGAGAGGCTCTCATTGGAAAGGGGCCTGAGGTAGCACATATCGATCTGATCATAGGAGATAAGGAGGGGCCAGTGGGAGTAGCTTTTGCCTCCGGGATGGCCCAGCTCTCAGCGGGGCACACCCCTCCTCCAGGGTCATCAGGCCGAACTTGCCGCCCCAAGCCCTCTACCCTTATCGTTCCCAAGGTGACAGTGAAGAATATGGATCAGGTGGCTCAGATCTTTGGGCCGGCCCAGATGGCCGTGGCCAAGGCAGTGGCAGATTCAGTGGCAGAGGGAGTCATCCCCAGGGATCAAGCAGAAGAGCTGCTGATAATCGTCTCCGTTTACATCGATCCTCAAGCCAAGGATTATGATGCCATCTATCGATATAACTATGGAGCCACAAAGCTGGCGGTACAGCGGGCGATGGCCGGATTCCCGGATGTCGATAAAGTCCTTTACGAGAAGGAGCGCTCCACCCATCCCATCATGGGATTCAAAGTCACCCGTCTCTGGGACCCGCCCTACCTGCAGGTGGCCTTCGATCTGGTGGATACAGCCGAGGTGCGCCGGGTGCTCTCAGCTCTGCCTGAGAGCGATCACATCCTGATCGAGGTGGGGACCCCTCTGGTCAAGATGCTGGGGATGAGTGTGGTAAAAGAGATTCGGGCCATCCGGCCGGGGGCTTTTGTCATACTGGATCTCAAGACCCTGGATACGGGAAACCTGGAGGTGCGCCTTGCTGCTGACTCCACCGCCGATGCAGTGGTGATATCGGGCCTCGCTCCCAAGAAGACCATAGAGCTGTCCATCAATGAGGCCAGAAAGACGGGGATCTACTCCATAATCGATATGCTCAATGTGGACGATCCACTGGCGGTGCTCAGGGGACTGGATGTTCTGCCCGATGTGGTCGAGCTGCACCGGGCGATCGACATGGAGCATAGCGCCCATTCCTGGCAGAACATCCCCGAGATCAAGGCCCTGGCCGAGGAGGGAAGAAGGCTTCTGGTAGCTGTGGCCGGGGGGATTCGCACCGATACCGAAGGCGCGGCCCTGGCTGCAGGGGCTGACATCCTGGTGGTAGGCCGGGCGATCACCCGCTCCGGCGACATTCGCGATATGGCTGAGCAGTTCCTGACCGGCCTGAAGCAGACGGAGATCGACCAGTACAGGATCATGACCGACTTTTAA
- a CDS encoding sulfatase-like hydrolase/transferase produces MLLAILLLLLLLPGGGALEVQVGPTDRPAGAVILVIDGLGSSYVYPEHNAYALDGSPLGKAVLFNLTGGGARAVDVRVPVPETTKSHSILVTGRTGADWNQLGPTIFDLARERGYLCLAIMERGDSMSILEEMDAVLYLEDNSLRGAEPIPGFSSSAPAGLTVLFQEWRDRFAEYSNPQGIHGYAGYNAWALDAAADTVEHLIGKPFILLVNAGAVDSAGHNLNASGYLKAVEALDEPLGRLAGACRRNEILLVVTADHGMVFPDPKGKGGHSAEKYAARLEALRVPLVITGPGIEELNLGGLWSEVDVAPTVLSLLEISSNESTEGLSLPIRAGSTLRVRGAPAGLELWRDGIRLAAASGDEEELFRGLVRGEYTLRGEGLSMRLLVDGEQSVDLTGEKALPEGVRRGMGVAMILVINLAGTAAIVRIWRREE; encoded by the coding sequence ATGCTCCTTGCCATTCTCCTCCTGCTCCTGCTGCTGCCCGGCGGAGGCGCTCTGGAGGTCCAGGTGGGCCCCACCGACCGCCCTGCAGGTGCAGTCATATTGGTCATAGACGGCCTGGGCTCCTCTTATGTCTATCCGGAGCACAATGCCTATGCCCTGGACGGCTCGCCCCTGGGAAAGGCAGTGCTCTTCAATCTCACTGGTGGCGGGGCGCGGGCGGTGGATGTGCGGGTGCCCGTCCCCGAGACCACAAAGAGCCACTCCATTCTGGTCACCGGCCGCACAGGGGCGGACTGGAATCAGCTCGGCCCCACCATCTTCGATCTTGCTCGCGAGAGGGGATATCTCTGCCTGGCCATTATGGAGCGGGGAGACTCGATGTCCATCCTGGAGGAGATGGATGCTGTCCTGTACCTGGAGGATAACTCCCTGCGCGGCGCTGAGCCCATCCCAGGCTTCAGCTCCAGTGCCCCTGCGGGCCTGACTGTGCTCTTTCAGGAGTGGAGGGACAGGTTCGCTGAGTATTCCAATCCCCAGGGAATCCATGGCTATGCCGGCTATAATGCCTGGGCTCTGGATGCGGCTGCGGACACTGTCGAGCATCTAATAGGAAAGCCGTTCATCCTGCTGGTCAATGCTGGGGCAGTGGACAGCGCCGGGCACAACCTGAACGCCAGCGGCTACCTGAAGGCTGTGGAGGCCCTGGATGAGCCCCTGGGCCGGCTGGCCGGTGCCTGTCGGAGGAATGAGATCCTGCTGGTGGTCACCGCCGATCACGGCATGGTCTTTCCCGATCCAAAAGGAAAGGGCGGCCATTCTGCTGAGAAGTATGCCGCCCGCCTGGAGGCTCTGCGGGTGCCCCTGGTCATCACCGGTCCGGGGATAGAGGAGCTGAACCTGGGTGGCCTCTGGTCGGAGGTGGATGTTGCCCCCACAGTGCTCTCACTGCTGGAGATATCATCCAATGAATCCACAGAGGGCCTCTCCCTTCCCATCAGGGCAGGGAGCACTCTGCGGGTCAGGGGGGCTCCGGCCGGTTTGGAGCTATGGCGGGATGGCATCCGCCTGGCTGCAGCCTCCGGCGATGAGGAGGAGCTCTTCCGGGGACTGGTGCGGGGAGAGTACACATTGAGGGGAGAAGGCCTCTCCATGAGGCTCCTGGTGGACGGGGAGCAGAGCGTGGACCTGACCGGAGAGAAAGCCCTGCCAGAGGGCGTACGAAGGGGCATGGGGGTGGCCATGATCCTGGTCATCAATCTGGCGGGGACGGCTGCGATTGTGAGGATCTGGAGAAGAGAGGAATGA
- a CDS encoding DUF169 domain-containing protein, producing the protein MYYDESGRDVGHFEVLPGNPGQYRGRETFQERGGDPSGPQHNREALPLLLYDPGARRDGVSYLAHADYHECKGGASGLGLVECPENIRTGTLYFNKLHKCSTKEAGTLIAANMPRILPGSTVASYVAPLDKMVTRPDVVILVGNPLQARRIVQAAMFEKGGRATFNTAGIQSFCVDATSSPYLKGEVNVSLGCDGSVRNAGLEDEEVVVGIPYEMMEGICTVLKENYQGWDKFMRG; encoded by the coding sequence GTGTATTATGATGAATCTGGAAGAGATGTCGGACATTTTGAAGTCCTCCCTGGGAATCCGGGACAATATCGTGGGCGTGAGACTTTTCAAGAGCGAGGAGGAGATCCCTCAGGACCTCAACATAATAGAGAGGCCCTTCCGCTACTGCTCTATGATCCAGGGGCAAGGCGGGATGGCGTTAGCTATCTCGCCCACGCCGACTACCACGAGTGCAAGGGAGGTGCATCCGGCCTGGGCCTGGTGGAGTGCCCTGAGAACATCCGCACTGGGACCTTGTACTTCAATAAACTGCACAAGTGCTCAACCAAGGAGGCCGGCACATTGATCGCTGCCAATATGCCCCGCATCCTTCCCGGCAGCACAGTGGCCAGCTATGTGGCCCCTCTGGACAAGATGGTGACCAGGCCGGATGTGGTCATACTGGTGGGCAATCCCCTCCAGGCGCGGAGGATCGTCCAGGCGGCCATGTTCGAGAAGGGGGGCAGGGCCACATTCAACACCGCAGGCATCCAGTCATTCTGCGTCGATGCTACCAGTTCCCCTTATCTGAAAGGAGAGGTGAATGTCTCTTTGGGCTGCGACGGCTCGGTGAGGAACGCCGGCCTGGAGGATGAGGAGGTGGTGGTGGGAATTCCCTATGAGATGATGGAGGGGATCTGCACCGTCCTCAAGGAGAACTATCAGGGCTGGGACAAGTTCATGCGGGGATGA
- a CDS encoding nitrous oxide reductase family maturation protein NosD — protein MNAAQPGDIVQVEGGVYHESLDINRQVVLQGRGRPLLDAGASGNAITLRADDITISGFNIRTTRRIGIHAISSGNTIANSSISGCLDGIRLDGGHSNSIVKNEINNNTNGIILYRSNDNLIEECDIRDNNINEESDCGIYLIYSQGNVIQNNQLRNNGDTSISLRSASGNSILNNTVLKNDWYGISLSEFSNSNRIAYNNASNNKDSGIYLDGSRDNHLLGNWAADNSKGIYLSYDSNDNLLEGNHLRQNGKGLYLANHASNNTIVGNTAQENGYGIYLTFSSRWDLVYANHLIDNGCNAYDRGENNRWDNGSLGNYYSDLGRRFYIPGGPGIDNHPQAEASGPGPLADLPILPGERTGDWSRSPF, from the coding sequence TTGAATGCTGCCCAGCCCGGTGACATTGTGCAGGTGGAGGGCGGGGTCTATCACGAGAGCCTGGACATCAACAGGCAGGTGGTGCTGCAGGGCAGGGGCCGTCCGCTGCTGGATGCAGGAGCAAGCGGCAATGCCATAACACTGCGCGCCGATGATATCACCATCTCGGGATTCAATATCAGGACCACCCGCCGCATAGGCATCCACGCCATCTCCAGTGGCAATACCATAGCCAACAGCAGCATCTCCGGCTGCCTGGACGGCATCCGCCTGGATGGGGGCCACTCCAATAGCATCGTCAAGAATGAGATCAATAACAATACCAATGGCATAATCCTCTACCGCTCAAATGACAATCTGATAGAAGAGTGCGATATCAGGGACAACAACATAAATGAGGAGAGCGACTGCGGCATATATCTCATCTACTCCCAGGGGAATGTCATCCAGAACAATCAACTGAGAAATAACGGCGATACCTCCATCTCCCTTCGCTCTGCCAGCGGCAACTCCATCCTCAACAATACCGTCCTCAAGAATGACTGGTATGGCATCTCCTTATCTGAGTTCAGCAACAGCAACCGGATAGCATATAACAACGCCAGCAACAACAAGGATTCAGGCATATACCTGGACGGCTCCCGGGATAATCACCTCCTGGGAAACTGGGCTGCTGACAACTCCAAGGGGATATATCTCTCCTATGATAGCAATGACAACCTGCTGGAGGGAAATCACCTCCGCCAGAATGGCAAAGGCCTCTATCTGGCCAATCATGCCAGCAATAACACCATCGTGGGCAACACCGCCCAGGAGAATGGCTATGGCATCTACCTGACCTTCTCCTCCCGCTGGGATCTGGTCTATGCCAATCATCTGATCGATAACGGCTGCAATGCCTACGACCGGGGGGAGAACAACCGCTGGGACAATGGAAGCCTGGGCAACTATTACAGCGATCTGGGAAGGAGATTCTACATCCCCGGAGGGCCGGGAATCGACAATCACCCCCAGGCGGAGGCCTCCGGGCCTGGCCCCCTGGCCGATCTGCCAATCCTGCCTGGGGAGAGGACAGGGGATTGGAGCCGCTCGCCCTTCTGA
- a CDS encoding non-heme iron oxygenase ferredoxin subunit, translating to MFLRLCSIEEISPGEMRQFYLQGEEILVVNLEGRLYCLDARCSHAGAPLAEGSLQGEMLTCPWHYSQFRITDGSVLRGPATNPLRVYRTEIRDGQLFVDLLAPEI from the coding sequence ATGTTTCTGAGGCTCTGCTCCATCGAGGAGATCAGCCCAGGGGAGATGAGGCAATTTTATCTGCAGGGAGAGGAGATCCTGGTCGTAAATCTCGAGGGCAGACTCTATTGTCTGGATGCCAGGTGCTCGCATGCAGGCGCTCCCCTGGCCGAGGGATCGCTGCAGGGCGAGATGCTGACCTGTCCTTGGCACTACTCTCAGTTCCGCATCACCGATGGATCGGTCTTGAGGGGGCCGGCGACCAATCCCCTGCGCGTTTACAGGACAGAGATAAGAGATGGACAGCTATTCGTTGATCTCCTGGCTCCTGAGATCTGA